One window of Leucoraja erinacea ecotype New England chromosome 37, Leri_hhj_1, whole genome shotgun sequence genomic DNA carries:
- the LOC129713950 gene encoding cdc42 effector protein 1-like, with protein sequence MSLGKLPIFRNLVPGHHKRRLKPDLTTDMISSPMGDFRHTMHVGRGGDVFGDTSFLSDHGGEGAREGASSNRLVRALRNARRAPARNSSPDVAPPPPVSPIIKNAVSLPHLLDTDNGTGVQRLNFKTAMSSPGIMDGSYGLESGFCTLPRWSRMEKSKEREAKVELVKATEEMEVMDFQLPRTDSMMSFSLDLGPSLLSEVLAVMGSRGEQTPEKESPSGRENGMRLVKFQLEGPPDQLDGEGSRPTVTSLSGLRGRFQPEAWMDAPTGEEERPSLGPAAASAVYGRATPGERRGASQTRRDGPTPAAEPSLGLGVHLASSGERDARGRWGSTRGSEADGDGSWRPPRPRVPADGEEAALGHAERPWDGGPSAAQETGFNPLKAEAFAFADEDEEIRV encoded by the exons ATGAGTTTGGGGAAGTTGCCGATTTTCCGGAACCTGGTGCCGGGCCACCACAAGCGGCGCTTAAAGCCGGACCTGACCACGGACATGATCAGTTCGCCGATGGGGGACTTCCGGCACACCATGCACGTGGGGCGCGGGGGCGACGTTTTCGGCGACACCTCCTTCCTCAGCGATCATGGCGGCGAGGGGGCGCGGGAGGGCGCCAGCTCCAACCGGCTGGTCCGGGCCTTGCGTAACGCACGCCGGGCACCCGCCAGGAACAGCAGCCCCGACGTGGCTCCGCCGCCCCCAGTCTCCCCCATCATCAAGAACGCCGTCTCCCTGCCCCACCTGCTCGACACCGACAATGGCACCGGCGTGCAACGCCTCAACTTCAAGACCGCCATGTCCAGTCCTGGCATCATGGATGGCTCTTATG gattggaGTCTGGATTCTGCACCCTGCCCAGATGGTCAAGGATGGAGAAGTCCAAGGAGAGGGAGGCCAAGGTGGAACTGGTCAAGGCCACGGAGGAGATGGAGGTGATGGACTTCCAGTTGCCACGCACGGACTCCATGATGTCCTTCAGCCTGGACCTGGGCCCTTCGCTGTTGAGTGAGGTTCTGGCTGTGATGGGGTCTCGGGGTGAGCAGACGCCGGAGAAGGAATCCCCCAGCGGGCGGGAGAATGGGATGCGGTTGGTCAAGTTCCAGCTAGAAGGCCCGCCCGACCAGTTGGACGGCGAGGGTTCGCGACCCACGGTGACCTCGCTCAGCGGGCTCCGGGGACGGTTCCAGCCGGAGGCCTGGATGGACGCGCCTACGGGCGAGGAGGAGCGCCCGTCACTGGGGCCCGCCGCCGCCAGCGCAGTTTACGGGCGTGCCACCCCTGGGGAACGCCGTGGGGCCTCCCAAACCCGGCGGGACGGCCCCACCCCCGCGGCCGAGCCGTCGCTAGGCCTCGGCGTCCATCTTGCCTCATCCGGGGAGCGAGACGCACGTGGGCGCTGGGGGAGCACGCGGGGAAGCGAAGCCGACGGAGACGGGAGCTGGAGGCCGCCCAGGCCCCGCGTACCGGCTGACGGTGAAGAGGCCGCTCTGGGCCACGCCGAGCGCCCGTGGGATGGCGGGCCCTCTGCGGCCCAGGAAACAGGCTTCAACCCACTGAAGGCCGAAGCCTTCGCCTTCGCGGACGAAGACGAGGAAATCCGCGTATAA